From the Cryptomeria japonica chromosome 2, Sugi_1.0, whole genome shotgun sequence genome, one window contains:
- the LOC131063018 gene encoding UDP-glucuronate 4-epimerase 1 isoform X1 — translation MPGIASVAMPTSIQDNFPSTPGKVKIERGNHFNRQLNRWLTSSATFFFWALFLIALTASYLCLKTSLDIGTKHISKWGGPQWEKKVQHSCQAKRPGGMVVLVTGASGFVGTHVSLALKKRGDGVLGLDNFNDYYDTSLKRAREGLLKKHGIFIIEGDINDSMLLNKLFDVIPFTHVMHLAAQAGVRYAMENPSSYVHSNIAGLVTLLEACKAANPQPAIVWASSSSVYGLNDKVPFSEIDRTDQPASLYAATKKAGEEITHTYNHIYGLSITGLRFFTVYGPWGRPDMAYFSFTRNILQGKPITIYRGKNQVDLARDFTYIDDIVKGCVASLDTATKSTGSGGKKKGPAQYRIYNLGNTSPVTVPILVNILERHLKVKARKNIVDMPGNGDVPFTHANITLAKMELGYKPTTDLQNGLKKFVKWYQNYYGYTYSKM, via the coding sequence ATGCCAGGTATTGCATCTGTTGCAATGCCTACCTCTATTCAAGACAATTTTCCCTCGACTCCAGGCAAAGTAAAGATAGAAAGGGGTAATCATTTTAACCGTCAACTGAACCGGTGGCTTACTTCATCAGCCACATTCTTCTTCTGGGCTCTCTTTCTTATCGCACTGACTGCATCCTACTTGTGTTTAAAGACATCTCTGGATATAGGCACCAAACACATTTCAAAATGGGGCGGTCCTCAATGGGAGAAAAAGGTTCAACATTCTTGTCAAGCAAAGAGACCTGGTGGGATGGTGGTATTAGTTACGGGGGCTTCTGGGTTTGTGGGAACACATGTATCCTTAGCTTTGAAGAAGAGAGGAGATGGAGTCCTTGGACTCGATAATTTTAATGATTACTATGACACTTCCCTCAAAAGAGCTCGAGAAGGTCTTTTGAAGAAACATGGGATTTTCATCATAGAAGGGGACATAAATGACAGCATGCTCTTAAATAAGTTGTTTGATGTTATTCCATTTACCCATGTCATGCATCTTGCAGCACAGGCAGGTGTTCGATATGCCATGGAAAATCCATCTTCTTATGTCCATAGCAATATTGCAGGGCTTGTCACCTTGCTAGAAGCCTGCAAGGCAGCTAACCCTCAGCCGGCTATTGTTTGGGCATCTTCTAGTTCTGTTTATGGCCTCAATGATAAGGTGCCCTTTTCAGAAATTGATAGAACTGATCAGCCAGCTAGTCTCTATGCAGCTACAAAGAAAGCAGGGGAAGAAATCACTCACACATACAATCACATTTATGGGCTCTCTATTACAGGGTTGAGGTTTTTTACTGTGTATGGACCATGGGGGCGACCTGACATGGCTTATTTTTCTTTCACGAGGAACATATTGCAAGGAAAACCCATAACCATATACAGAGGAAAGAATCAAGTAGATCTTGCTCGAGACTTCACTTACATAGATGacattgtgaaaggttgtgttgcCTCGCTTGACACTGCAACCAAGAGTACTGGGAGTGGAGGAAAGAAGAAAGGACCAGCACAATACAGAATCTACAATTTGGGAAATACTTCACCTGTGACTGTGCCCATATTAGTGAACATTCTTGAGAGGCATTTGAAGGTGAAGGCTCGGAAAAATATTGTTGATATGCCAGGAAATGGGGATGTGCCCTTCACTCACGCTAATATAACACTTGCAAAAATGGAGTTAGGCTACAAGCCAACTACAGACTTACAAAACGGTCTAAAGAAGTTTGTAAAATGGTATCAGAATTATTATGGTTATACCTACAGTAAAATGTAA
- the LOC131063018 gene encoding UDP-glucuronate 4-epimerase 1 isoform X2 → MPTSIQDNFPSTPGKVKIERGNHFNRQLNRWLTSSATFFFWALFLIALTASYLCLKTSLDIGTKHISKWGGPQWEKKVQHSCQAKRPGGMVVLVTGASGFVGTHVSLALKKRGDGVLGLDNFNDYYDTSLKRAREGLLKKHGIFIIEGDINDSMLLNKLFDVIPFTHVMHLAAQAGVRYAMENPSSYVHSNIAGLVTLLEACKAANPQPAIVWASSSSVYGLNDKVPFSEIDRTDQPASLYAATKKAGEEITHTYNHIYGLSITGLRFFTVYGPWGRPDMAYFSFTRNILQGKPITIYRGKNQVDLARDFTYIDDIVKGCVASLDTATKSTGSGGKKKGPAQYRIYNLGNTSPVTVPILVNILERHLKVKARKNIVDMPGNGDVPFTHANITLAKMELGYKPTTDLQNGLKKFVKWYQNYYGYTYSKM, encoded by the coding sequence ATGCCTACCTCTATTCAAGACAATTTTCCCTCGACTCCAGGCAAAGTAAAGATAGAAAGGGGTAATCATTTTAACCGTCAACTGAACCGGTGGCTTACTTCATCAGCCACATTCTTCTTCTGGGCTCTCTTTCTTATCGCACTGACTGCATCCTACTTGTGTTTAAAGACATCTCTGGATATAGGCACCAAACACATTTCAAAATGGGGCGGTCCTCAATGGGAGAAAAAGGTTCAACATTCTTGTCAAGCAAAGAGACCTGGTGGGATGGTGGTATTAGTTACGGGGGCTTCTGGGTTTGTGGGAACACATGTATCCTTAGCTTTGAAGAAGAGAGGAGATGGAGTCCTTGGACTCGATAATTTTAATGATTACTATGACACTTCCCTCAAAAGAGCTCGAGAAGGTCTTTTGAAGAAACATGGGATTTTCATCATAGAAGGGGACATAAATGACAGCATGCTCTTAAATAAGTTGTTTGATGTTATTCCATTTACCCATGTCATGCATCTTGCAGCACAGGCAGGTGTTCGATATGCCATGGAAAATCCATCTTCTTATGTCCATAGCAATATTGCAGGGCTTGTCACCTTGCTAGAAGCCTGCAAGGCAGCTAACCCTCAGCCGGCTATTGTTTGGGCATCTTCTAGTTCTGTTTATGGCCTCAATGATAAGGTGCCCTTTTCAGAAATTGATAGAACTGATCAGCCAGCTAGTCTCTATGCAGCTACAAAGAAAGCAGGGGAAGAAATCACTCACACATACAATCACATTTATGGGCTCTCTATTACAGGGTTGAGGTTTTTTACTGTGTATGGACCATGGGGGCGACCTGACATGGCTTATTTTTCTTTCACGAGGAACATATTGCAAGGAAAACCCATAACCATATACAGAGGAAAGAATCAAGTAGATCTTGCTCGAGACTTCACTTACATAGATGacattgtgaaaggttgtgttgcCTCGCTTGACACTGCAACCAAGAGTACTGGGAGTGGAGGAAAGAAGAAAGGACCAGCACAATACAGAATCTACAATTTGGGAAATACTTCACCTGTGACTGTGCCCATATTAGTGAACATTCTTGAGAGGCATTTGAAGGTGAAGGCTCGGAAAAATATTGTTGATATGCCAGGAAATGGGGATGTGCCCTTCACTCACGCTAATATAACACTTGCAAAAATGGAGTTAGGCTACAAGCCAACTACAGACTTACAAAACGGTCTAAAGAAGTTTGTAAAATGGTATCAGAATTATTATGGTTATACCTACAGTAAAATGTAA